TTTATTAAATTCACTGCTTTTTTCGATGTTACAGACGTGGCCGCAATCCGGTAATTCAATTAAGTCTGCGTTTTCGTCTGATTTTACATGTTCTCTTAACGAATCGATGAACAAGTGGTCTTCCGTGCCTGAAATGTACAACTTTGGGACAAGTGACTTATTAATATTTTTAGACGTTTTCTCGACGTTACTAATGATTTCAAACCATTTGAAGAATGATTTCTTCCCTAGCTTTTTTGCTTCTCTTATAAAGATTGATCGTGAAAGTTTATGATTTTTTTTCGGCATCATAATGTGGGCAAAAAGTTGATAAATCCATATATAAGGAAGAAACTTTTTTAATATATTTCCGTAAAACAATAGGATTTTTGATAGTTTGTTAAAACGGATGACTACTCCGCCTAATACGGAAGTAATGACTCTGTTCGGATAAAGCTTAATCAGCTGATGGATGATAACCGAGCCTAACGAAATGCCAATGAAATGAGATTTCGTGATCTTATATTTATCTAGTACATCAATAATTAATTTAGCAACTAAATCAAAAGAATAGCTCTCTTCCCACTCTTTGATGAACTGGTTCGGATGATGACCTGGTAAGTCAATGGAAATGATATTAAAGTGATCTTTAAATTCATCAACCTGCTTGTACCATATTTTAGAGTTCCCGCCAAAACCGTGGACTAATGTCACCCACGGGGCACTCGGGTCTTTATGTCGAATCACTTGATGATGTAATACGTTTGAAGTAGACAAATGAATGCTTCCCTTTCTAGGTACAGATTTTACAAAAACTGCAATGACCCATTTTCTGAAAACACATTTTATGAACATAAGGTACTAGAAAAGTTTCGGGAAGAATATTTGTGAGGATTGCTAAGACTTAATAGTATATTTATATAGTATAAAATAATGGGAGAAAAGTCAGTATTTCTCCGTGAATTCCCAGATCTTTTATATTTATTACAATTATTAGTAGACTTTCGTGTTGGTTGCGTTTTCTTTTGAAATTATACCAATATTTTAGTCATGGAATCAATAGAACATTGTATCTATGAAAACATAGTAACCTATAAACCTTGTTTCAACACTCTTTAGGGATGCAAATTTCGACATATTTCAGGAAGTGACTGGTACCTAATAACTGCGACGAGTAACAGCAGGTTCAGCGTACAGAACGTGCTAACACCGCCGTTGCGATAGGACATAGGACATAGGACATCGCGATTTTAGCGGGTAACTATATACTTAGTCCTTATAAACTTTCTCTACGTCGAGCTACTTCTTCGCTAAAATTTCATAAATTAACGTGTAATAAAGATGTCCCATATACCAGCGTTAATGCATAAGATGTATTAAGTTTACCTCACTCAACTTTTTTTCATTCAGTGAATTACCGATTAGGAGGTATAAGTGATGAGTAAAATTATTGCGGTTCTGTTATTTGTTTTACTTTCAATCGCTAGCTCCGTCATAAAATTACATGTTAAAAGCAAATAAAGGTTATATATACTAGGGTTATGCTCTTTTCATTGCTTTGACCTAGGGAAAAATTGTATAATGAGTAACAAGTAGAAATACAATGAAAAAAGACTGAGCGTGGGCAAACGCTCAGTCAAAGCAACTACATGCCGCACGTAAAGCGGCTGAGAATAAGTTTCTTGCTGGAAATAGCTCACCTTACTTTCCCAGGGCAAAGGTGGCTATTTCTTTTTGTTTATATAGACGACAATCGTAGTAAATAGTGTCAGTACTGCTACGAACACAACTCCAAATTGCGCGATTAAACTAAATGCCTCGTATGTCGTCACTCGCCTCACCCCCTTTCAGTAAGGGAGTTCAACCGCCACATCGCCTTTGCAGTTGCTAAACAAATTATACCGAACATATGTTCGTGTTTCTAGTATTAAACGAACGCTTGGCGATAAATGGTAGAAAAGATATAAAAATAAACCTCCTAACTATTCCGTACATAGCTTAGGAGGTTGACTATTAAACCTTATTTCCATGTTTTTAGAACATTTCTTAGACATTTGCTTGAAAGGAAAGATGAAAACGAAATTTAGCATCTTCTTCATACCACATTGGGAAGTTTGTCCCCCAAATATTATTGTGTAAATTTACATGCATTCCACCTTCTAAAGGAGCAAAATGGTTATCAAAACGAAGTAGTTTACGTTCCCCTGGGCAAACTAGAGCTGCATCAAGCGTTTCAATTTCAAGTGTTCCATCAGTTCCTTGATATGTTACACCTTTATCAACAGCATGCAAGTTACGATTACCATCTTTGACAACATTTAATGGTGAGATATTAGAACCGACCTTATGCAGTTTCCACTGGTTGGCGTTATCAACGATTGGTGTGAATGAAAACCAGCTTGCTTCAGGTAAACGGTTGGCTTCCTTATTCTCCCAATATAAAGTAACTTCGATATCATCTTTTACTTTACTGAAGTTATATTCCACAATCACTCTTTCTGGAGAGCCAT
The Bacillus shivajii DNA segment above includes these coding regions:
- a CDS encoding putative holin-like toxin, which gives rise to MTTYEAFSLIAQFGVVFVAVLTLFTTIVVYINKKK
- a CDS encoding alpha/beta fold hydrolase, coding for MSTSNVLHHQVIRHKDPSAPWVTLVHGFGGNSKIWYKQVDEFKDHFNIISIDLPGHHPNQFIKEWEESYSFDLVAKLIIDVLDKYKITKSHFIGISLGSVIIHQLIKLYPNRVITSVLGGVVIRFNKLSKILLFYGNILKKFLPYIWIYQLFAHIMMPKKNHKLSRSIFIREAKKLGKKSFFKWFEIISNVEKTSKNINKSLVPKLYISGTEDHLFIDSLREHVKSDENADLIELPDCGHVCNIEKSSEFNKHTITYIKGASHLPNYVEMRTS